From Arachis hypogaea cultivar Tifrunner chromosome 3, arahy.Tifrunner.gnm2.J5K5, whole genome shotgun sequence:
CAGGGGGAGCATTGTATAATCTCATGTTAACAACAGAGACAAAAACTCACCTCACTACACTATATAATCATGCATCTAAGCTCATATCTATTTCCAGTTAGTTTGTAGTTTTGTACTATACGTGATTTGTACATATcattgtaaaagaaaaaataacactGGTTACAATTGTTTGTTGAAAATGTGCATGATAGAATACCTATCTTTTATTGCTTTTAAATTGTTGCTctaagttgaatttgttgctgaataTCACTTAACTAAATCTTCTATTGTtctaattcttttatttcttttgtccCTGCATTCCCCTcttctatctttttcaatttttcctttTCCCATGTCCCTGTCAATTTGTTGTTGTAAATCATTACTGAACCATCTTTGTTGCTGTATTGAGTCAAATTTATTGTTGTATTGAGTTGAATTATTGCTGTATTGAGCTAAATTTATTGTTGCTGTTGAATTTAATTTGTTGCTGTAAATCATCTTTTGAACTATATTTTTTGTGCTGAAAATCATCGgtgagttgaatttgttgttgaaaatcGTCACCAAGATGAATTTATTACCGTAAGAATAGATAGTTTCTGTATAGAGAGACTCATAGTCTTAGTCTTAGCCTTTAATTGTAATAATAAGAGTTGATTTAATATTGAGTATTGAGAATTACACAGGCAATATTGGACTATTTGTATAATGGCATTTGATGGATTGATTTATAAATTAGTTGCATTTATGTTTTTGATTAGTTTGTTAATCATTAGTTTACTGAGTGTGTTatgttttgctttcttttttatttactattttgcATTAGTGATTAATTTATTATCTATGTTTATATAGTTAGTTATGTGACTTATTATATCTACAAATTgatactttattattattaatatgtttgtaaagacatttattttaacttttgatttttttttataattttatatttttatttaattatgacggGGTCAATTGGGTGAATTTGTGATCCACCGGTTGAATCAGTGATCCGGTGATCTAGTCGTATGACCGGAATAATTACCGGATTTTGATAACCAATGGTAaaaagtttataagatgagagacccattaatttGACATTTTAatgttttgaattgaatttgGTGTCATTTCATTTTATGTTCTCTTACTCGATTTTTTCTCAAAGTCTTTTCGGTGATCGAGATAATTTCATTTGTAcaatttctattttatattttttattgtataaaagaattatttatttctcttattttttatcaattattttaatactaaaaataaaaataaaagccgttaaaaaattatacaaatatataatatttttcttatttgggATTAGGATTCTATTTCATGAATTAAGTTAGAGaagttttttagaaaaataacttAATTCAAAAGTAAAATTTGATATTCACGTCCTAAATAATTAcataatgtattttttttcttttttctttgttcacCAAgaataattaaatgtaaaatcaCAATTAGGAGTTTTAATTCATCCTCGTAATACTTAAAAgattttttgaatatatataaaattttttgaaagaatcgaaaagataaaaaaatttgaatttttttttgaaaaaaaaaattagaactcctaattaataattattgttgTCCAATACATATTATTTAAGGATCTTACTAATACTTGTCTTAAAGATATATTTTAatgatatcataaaattattttattaaaaattattaatttttttttattatcatttaaaaTGTGAGCTTATTTATATTCAAAACTcctaattatttttcttaaacaTATTATTGTTGCTCAATATACAATTAAACAATGAACAAACAGAAAAATAGTcatattcatttttaaaaaatcatttattttttaaattggtttttgaaattttttttttataaaatattcgcctttcaaaaattttatattagtctATTATTTATGTTGCTAAATGCTAACAATGTCAAAATTCACTGATGTAATACGCTAGATAAAATCAAACTACAATACACACTTGACGATTATAAATTTATGTAATTAGATTAAATTAACTCTAAATTTAAGAAACTTTTAATTTGTggttgattttataattttataaatttattatgttagcagttaattaaatatatatatatatatatatatatatatatatatatatatatatatatatatatatatatatatatatatatatatatatatatatatatatactatgatGATATTTAATatagaataataatatatataagtcttttcattaattaaatttaactaaattgatctaatataacaaaaatcagtATAACTAACATTGTTTTAAGTTTTATTACTTAATTTTGTTGTGCAGTTagatttagtttataaaaaaatttaaatgtatagtATTACTTTTTAATATGCTATATCATGTTATCAACAAACTTTAATGAAAGTGATGAAAAGATTTAAAATCTTTAGAATTTGTCCAGAAATTATTTAATATCATTTaatatgagaaaaaaatttatttttttaaaaaaattatttctaatatattaaattattaataaaatagaatttaaatttaaagagtAGGTGAGTAGATTTGGAAATTAGATTCTTTTTAGTTtggtatataaataaaaaataagaattaaaattcttaaaaaaatttaaatcatttagtttttatgattttaaaataaaaaaaatttaattgtcgagtgaattttaattcataactttttaaattcttaaagaataaatttaattaaaaaaatttggtgaTCAATTATTCAATTTAGTAATTTACAAAACGAGTGAACTTTTCGAGGAATGAATACTGAATCGATCATCTTCACTTCTCTCCCTCTTCTTCATTTGACCGACTTAACTTAGATCCCTCTGCAACTTTCTGGGCGCGTCCCAATATTTATTTCCCTCCCAAAACCCTAACTTTTCATCATTTACAGACACCCTCTACCTCCTTATCATCAATCAACTTACCGCGTACCGCCGCCTGACCTCTCTTTTTCAGCTTCCCCAACTACAAATTGTTGATCATGTCGGAAAAATTCTCGGCGGCGCTTCGGATTGGGGACCTCAACGATTTCATAGCGCCGTCTCAGGCATGCATAGTATCGCTCAAGGGCTTGAAAGCAAACGCCAACAAGCCCGATTCCGAGGTAACTTCCGCAACTCACTTTTCAATCCTCTTCTTGTTATAGAAAGAAAATAAGTGTTCTTTTGTTAAGAAAGAGCTCTTTTTTATATTCAGCTGAAACTTTCATTGTTTGTTTTTTGGTCTTTATTCATATATAATTTTCGCTATTGGTGTGACTGTAGGTTTTAGTTGGCAGAAACAAGCAAGTTCAGTCAGAGCCTGTTAAGATTTCTCTAAAGGATTGTTTGGCATGCAGGTTTGTCCTCTCTTAACATTCAGCGAGTGTGAAgtgattttttttagtattattattacttttttttcccATGACCTTGGACATCTAGCGAACTTTCACTAGGAAAACAATGAAAAGTACAGTAGTTGATGGTTGAATTTAGACCTTTCATGACATTTTTGTTCTGTCAGTAATATTATGATTGTGATAGGGCTGTATTGGGATTTCGGACTACGGGATTATGGAATGATCAGATCACTTTGCATCAAGATGAAAACATTCTATGAATTATGAGAGAACTGATATACAAAGACATAGTATTTTGTTGTTGGAGATATAACCGTACCATTCATGCTTAGGAGTCTTAATCGTATAATATAGCTTAAGGAGAGTTGGTATTTGAATTTATGTTGAAGCATTTATTCGTTTTGGCTCTTAGAACATAATGCAATAAAGGGTGTATTGGATGAAACTATTTTAGAAATTACTTCTAAGACACTAGTCCAAGTTGTTCTTTATATCAAAAGCAACTCTTTCCAAATTCTCGAAAAAGTCAAAAATTGCAAGTCTGAGAATCAGAACATCCTTAAAAACCCAATGATCAGAATTCCACAATGCCTAAGCAATTTATTTATTATCCAAACAAAACCCTTAGCACCATAAAGAAGACTTCGATCTTCTATAAAGAATTCATTAAAGCTGAAATTTATATAGAAGGATTAGATATTAGCTGTCTAAAATAGACTTATGGGGAAATATCCTGAAGGTTCTGAAGGCCAAACATGAGAATCTGGGTTACACCAAGGGGAAGTTTTATGACTGACCATCCAAGATACCTAATGTCAATAGATCATACGTGTGGTTATTTTTTagcattaaaaaaataacatattctCCTATGTTTATGGGATGGTTAATAAGGCCAATATGGCTTACATAATGAGTTTTTCTGACAATACAGTGGTTGTGTGACATCTGCGGAGACAGTTATGCTGGAGAAACAAAGTTTGGATGAGTTCTTATCTAATATTAACAAAGGAAAAGCAGTGATTATGTCTGTTTCTCCCCAGTCAAGGGCCTCCCTTGCAGCTCATTTTGGCATTTCTCCCCTTCAGGTGATGCTTTAGATATTTGCTTTTAGTCTATGAATTGAAGTCTATGAATTATGTGGCTATGCCATTATTTAAAAAACCATTTTGAATTCTAGCCTCCTACATTCAGTTTCTATGAATTCTAGCTTGTTTGGTTTATCTTTGTACCAGACTGcttttctcttattcttttacTCATGGTTTAAATGTGAAATATTTGCTATTACAGGTTTTCAAGAAGCTGACAAGATTTTTCAAATCATTGGGAGTGAAGGCAATTTTCGATACAAGTTGCAGTAGAGATTTAACCCTTATTGAATCTTGTATGGAGTTCATGTCAAGGTACAAACAGAGTCAACTGTCTGATGATGAGAAGAATAAGTCGAGCCTACCTATGATTGCTTCTGCATGCCCAGGTATATAAATTTAACTCTTTATTAGTTTTGGTAATGGCTACATTTAAGGCCTGGTTGTTTAATCTAATTAAACGAGACCAATACAGACTTCTAAGAATTACATAAATATTTGTGAAAAGACTAAAAGTTTGAGAGCATTTCCTATAAGCTAAACAAAGTACCTTATGTAATAGACTCTTACTGAAAACTATATGATAAAAAAACACTCCTTTTTCTTATCTCAACCAAATGCACTCGAAAACTGTCTCAAGCACATACACCTGGATGCTGGACAAAACGATATTGTGATTTGTGAAAGTACTTGGCTTATATTTAATATTACCTGGAGAAGTATTGAAGAAATATTGGATTTGCAATTGTTTTTGGTACTGAATTTGGAAATAGGAACTTTAACTGGGATCTTAAGTTATTAATTCTGTCAATTTTCTGTGTcttgatcacaaaaaaaaatgaaaaatggctTCTTTCTTTAGTTACTAGTGGCTTTATGGTATTGCATTCGGAGTTTGAGATAAGGAAGGGGGAACTGAAAATTTTACTTTCAAAGTATTTAGAATAGGTTTTAGTGAGGATTCAAGTAGGAGGGAGAAATGCTAACTGATTGCTGTGATGTGAACATATGTTTTCAGGTTGGATATGCTATGCAGAGAAGCAACTTGGGTCGTTTGTTTTACCAAATATTTCAAAAGTAAAGAGTCCACAACAAACAATTGGAGCCATCATAAAACACTATTTATGCCAAGATATGGGGCTTAGGTAGGGTGTTCACTCAACATAATAAAGTTTCTACTGATGAAAACTGAAAAGGTCCCCTGTTATTTTTATGATAATATATgatgtcttaaattttttttgtcatgctGAAAAAGAAGCCAACTTTTCCAGTTATCTATGTAGTGAAATGCTTGGAAATTTTTTAACAGGCCTGAAGAAATTTACCACGTCACTGTTATGCCTTGTTATGATAAAAAGCTTGAGGCTGCTAGGGATGACTTTGTTTTCCAACCGGAGTCCCATGATGAAGGGAGTGGGAATGAAGATAACATGATGACAGAGGTCGATTCGGTACTCACAACAGGAGAAGTTTTGGAATTGATTCAGGTTAGTATTCTCCATGCATCTCATCAGTTTTGTGAATTCATTCACTTCTATCTAATGGTTTGTGAATAATTTTCTGCTCTGTTTTTATTTTGCAGTTAAAAGAAGTTGATTTTCAAAGCTTAGAAGAATCTCCTTTGGATAGACCGTAAGAAACTAAAAACTGCctctatcttttagtttcttgtgtttGTGAAATAGTTTAGATCTGATGCACTTTCATGCAGGTTGACAAATATTAATGAAGAAGGTTACCTTTATGGGGTCCGTGGAAGCTCTGGGGGTTATGCAGAAACAATTTTCCGATATGCCGCTAGAACTTTTTTTGGAAGACAGATTGATGGCcctctgaattttagaaatatacGGAATTCAGATTTTCAGGAACTTACACTTGAGGCAAGTTTTCTTGTGAAAATATTTATATAGCTTTTTTTGTTATGCTCGAGTATATGAAGGTTGTCAAAGTATTTAAGATATTGCATATTCATGCATAATAACAATTTATGGAATATATAGTGATATAAATTGTTTTCCAATGTCTATATAGGTGGAGGGGAAAACAGTGTTGAGATTTGCTCTCTGTTATGGTTTCCGGAACCTGCAAAATGTTGTCAGAAAAGTTAAAACTGGTAAATGTGACTATCATTTCCTGGAGATCATGGCATGCCCTTCAGGTATTGCATTTTTCCTTTCCATCTCAAATGTTTTTTGATGGAGCCTTTTATTTATATGCTGATTTAACATGCTACTGATTTTAAGCAGGTTGCTTGAATGGCGGAGGTCAAATTAAACCAAAGAAAGGGCAATCTCCCAAAGAATTGAGCCAGTTGTTGGAAACTATTTACATAGAAAATGTAAGAACTGTTGCAAACTTGCCGTTAGTTTTCATGAATGATATAATTGTGGGGCATTGTAATTTAAGTTTTTTCTGCATTTTTCTCCTTACAACATTTCTGAATCAGTGAATGACTAAATTTCTGTATATGCTAGGTTCATGTAGCAGAACCATTCGATAACCCCATCGTAAGAGGCTTATATGACAAGTGGCTTGAGCAGCCTGGCTCCGATAAAGCCAAGAGACACCTTTACACGCAGTACCATCCCGTCGAGAAAAGCATTACCTCTCAATTGCATAATTGGTGAGAAAATTTCAGAAGTGAAGTTTGAACAGAAATGGGGTTGAAAGGATCAGAACCTTTTTCCCAGTAATTTTCTTCAATTAATCTTGTGGTATCAGAAGGGTTAATGGGTCATCATCATCCAATTTTGGTAGTGGGCAGTTTTTTTTTCTCATGTATATATAGTTTACACCCTCCATAGTGCTGAGTTTTGTATTGTATACCCTTCATCTCAAGTCTTAACCCAATTAGATTGTAAATGGAAAAATCACTCAGATATCTGTTTAGTTTTTTTCCCTTGGAGCCACTATTATTTGTGGGATTCAGGTTTGTCAATAATTTCAATGTGTAGATAACTAAACAGTAAACACACTGTTTTGTGTGTTGTTCCAACTTCCAACAGATATCCCGGTTCATTCCATGTACTAACTTCTAATGACAGTTGAGTTTAGTAAGGAAGCAAGTAAATCTTGACTATAGAGTCGAATAAGAGGCTATGGGGTTATGTACTAACTTCTGACTAAGAAGAttaatgtatttataaataaaaaattaaataataaaatttttaattattatttttatatgaaaagtttagttttttttattaataattaattttaacattcgttatttaaaatttaaaataatttaatatgtatatttttatatttaattaggtgttaagtttgttacacaaataaaataattaatttttatatttgttatttaaaaataatattttttctctctatatataaatataattagatattagtataaaaaaattatatggacagttataaaattaactcaaaactaattctttttttaaacaattaaatcttgattctaacttttaattataacattagtattttcttcaaattatatgtaataaatatttgaaagaagagaaatcaaaatatagattaaaaagataagctggtaaaaatttaaaactaaataaaaaattaaaaaaatgtatataataataataatattttttatttgaattatattattttgttttctgtagaacagaaaagtagaaaaaatagagaatgggagaaaagaaagagaaagataaagatgaaaagtgagagtgagagtgagagtttgttaactttgaaagaaaaacttttattttaattataataaaaaatatcggaTGGCATATTTttatttgtcaaattattaatataaaatataaattttatatagagtaaaaatagtagagagaaatagaaaaatagagacaGGTAGATCAGAAAATTTAGGaaatgagtttattaattttggaaaaacCATTCAATTTTTTAgcgattttttattttagagcCGAGATGCTAAACGAAGTCGTTTtggcttaaaaaaaaaaaagagaaaacgagTAAAAATGGAACGAAGCCCTAATCAGTTTCCCCTCTCCAGATTCCAGAAACCACAGCCATAAGTGAAGCCCACCGCCATCGCCATCGCCTCTGCATCCCGCCGCCACCGCATCCCGCCGCCACCGCAGCCCCACCGCGTCGCATATCGCCGAGCTCCCCTTCTGTGTGTTCGCCGATGTCGCGTCCTCTGTCGTCGCCGTTGCTCGCCTTTCATGTTATCCTCCCCGTAAGCGTAAACGGTAAACCCatctcctctcctctcttctctgaaGACTGAAAGTGAACCATAGAAGCCACCGCAGCGACAGTTTTGAGCACTGCAGCCCCACAGCCCCACCGCGTCTCTGTAATTGCCGACCTCGCCTTCTCTGTGTTCGGCTATTCGCCGGTGTCGCGTCTTCCATCGCTCGCGTTCCTCCTCGCCGACC
This genomic window contains:
- the LOC112789262 gene encoding protein NAR1; its protein translation is MSEKFSAALRIGDLNDFIAPSQACIVSLKGLKANANKPDSEVLVGRNKQVQSEPVKISLKDCLACSGCVTSAETVMLEKQSLDEFLSNINKGKAVIMSVSPQSRASLAAHFGISPLQVFKKLTRFFKSLGVKAIFDTSCSRDLTLIESCMEFMSRYKQSQLSDDEKNKSSLPMIASACPGWICYAEKQLGSFVLPNISKVKSPQQTIGAIIKHYLCQDMGLRPEEIYHVTVMPCYDKKLEAARDDFVFQPESHDEGSGNEDNMMTEVDSVLTTGEVLELIQLKEVDFQSLEESPLDRPLTNINEEGYLYGVRGSSGGYAETIFRYAARTFFGRQIDGPLNFRNIRNSDFQELTLEVEGKTVLRFALCYGFRNLQNVVRKVKTGKCDYHFLEIMACPSGCLNGGGQIKPKKGQSPKELSQLLETIYIENVHVAEPFDNPIVRGLYDKWLEQPGSDKAKRHLYTQYHPVEKSITSQLHNW